Proteins from a genomic interval of Thamnophis elegans isolate rThaEle1 chromosome 2, rThaEle1.pri, whole genome shotgun sequence:
- the LOC116523883 gene encoding protein NYNRIN-like, translating to MVTLNIGGQQTTFLVDTGAGRSVINNPITTPGPYQIQVQGVSGQVVGRQVLKPVTCTFKGSEIQHEFLYIPECPVPLLGRDLLSKLGATISFDEGKQYLTVSHRPDEMWRLMVVRTSEEECLDVWREFDVPGLWAEDNPPGFAAHHPPIIVELKPLATPVHIGQQRPYWREAILSIYDCILTYLDAGVLVPIQSPWNTPILPILKPDGSFRPVQDLRVVNDRTVTIHPSVSNPYTLLSLIPPNATWFSVIDLKDAFFTIPIHPVSQPLFAFEWENPYTGTRSQYTWTRLPQGFKNSPTLFGTALAKDLQYFIPFQQGDSVLQYVDDVLVTGQSRDGCWENTRRMLCLLLDCGYRASRSKAQLVQQKVRYLGYDIMQGQRALGPERKQALLNLARPTDRRQLRGFLGLAGFCRIWIPNYALMAAPLYSSTKGSKTDPFIWTKEQDQAFDAIKEALLRAPALALPNLSKSFNLYVDTRKNVALGVLTQQLGQWQQPVAYLSKQLDAVAQGWPHCLKALAAIAELLQDCNKLTFSCPIRVHTPHSVQAILDQKGHLWISNQRIIKYQAMMIENPQVHLVVSTSLNPATLLPTETEVEHDCVQVLETVYSTRPDLTDIPLPQVDYNWYTDGSSYIHQGMRVAGYAIVDDEGVIESGPLGAGKSAQVAELWALIRALERAEGERLNVWTDSKYAFLTLHAHGAVYKERGFRDSAGKYIQHSHLIQRLINAVQKPKKVAVMHCRGHQRGDDRIVVGNRTADAEARAAALRHEPLPDMYINVALDLGVIPVDIQPSYSLSECDKAVNDLMAVIDKGWYVLPDGRIYVPSTVAWQLVRSTHETTHMGKTALESALMRDYYIDGLAGMAVKVASSCETCAKVNPRQGPSLPPGTIPIAYYPMDTVMIDFTDMPRSGFYRAMLVIVDLYTGWPEAFPTRTKKAQEVAKVLLKEIIPRFGNPSFISSDNGPEFVHHINRAIAQAIGVKWRFHSSFHPQSGSPVERMNRTLKEKITKICAETHLKWPDALPLALYAIRSAPRRQHRLSPYELMFGRPPTLLRRNLAGWPDLGHKGGVWAMEMVQELNKQVEKLRNYVLEQTPPRLVTRCHSFKPGDRVWVKHWKKEQLEGRWKGPYEVIMTSPLAVKIAESKTWIHWTRVKRAADKQWTTHPSDQPLKLKLIRQ from the coding sequence ATGGTTACTCTGAATATTGGGGGTCAACAGACTACCTTTTTAGTAGACACAGGGGCTGGACGGTCGGTGATAAACAACCCAATAACTACCCCTGGTCCATACCAGATTCAAGTACAAGGAGTGTCTGGACAAGTTGTAGGACGTCAAGTCTTAAAACCAGTCACCTGTACTTTTAAGGGGTCCGAAATTCAACATGAGTTCCTGTATATACCTGAATGTCCTGTCCCATTGTTAGGAAGGGATTTGTTGAGCAAGCTGGGAGCTACTATTTCCTTTGATGAGGGAAAGCAGTATCTCACTGTTAGCCACCGGCCGGATGAAATGTGGAGGTTGATGGTGGTTAGGACTTCTGAGGAAGAATGTTTGGACGTATGGAGGGAATTTGATGTACCAGGACTATGGGCTGAGGATAACCCTCCGGGGTTTGCAGCACATCACCCCCCTATTATTGTGGAATTGAAGCCCCTGGCAACTCCTGTTCACATTGGGCAACAACGACCCTATTGGAGGGAAGCCATCCTATCAATATACGACTGTATTCTAACATACTTAGATGCTGGAGTGTTGGTCCCTATTCAATCCCCATGGAACACCCCAATTCTGCCTATCCTAAAACCAGACGGGTCTTTCAGACCAGTGCAAGATTTGCGTGTGGTTAATGATAGGACAGTCACAATTCACCCGTCTGTATCTAATCCATATACTCTACTCAGTCTCATCCCACCTAATGCTACATGGTTTTCAgtgattgatttaaaagatgccttctttaCTATCCCCATCCATCCCGTTAGCCAGCCATTGTTTGCTTTTGAATGGGAAAATCCGTATACTGGAACCAGGAGCCAATATACCTGGACAAGGTTACCTCAGGGGTTCAAAAATTCCCCAACTCTCTTCGGAACCGCGTTGGCCAAggatttacaatattttatccCCTTCCAACAAGGAGATTCGGTTTTACAATATGTGGATGATGTGCTGGTTACTGGACAGTCACGGGACGGTTGTTGGGAGAATACGAGACGTATGTTGTGTTTGTTGTTAGATTGTGGATATCGGGCGTCCAGAAGTAAGGCTCAGTTAGTCCAACAAAAAGTCCGTTATTTAGGCTATGATATAATGCAAGGGCAAAGAGCACTAGGCCCGGAGAGAAAGCAGGCGTTGCTTAATCTGGCAAGGCCAACCGATAGGAGACAATTGAGAGGCTTTCTAGGCTTGGCAGGTTTTTGTAGAATTTGGATTCCAAATTACGCACTAATGGCAGCTCCACTGTATTCGTCTACCAAGGGAAGTAAAACAGACCCCTTTATTTGGACAAAGGAGCAGGATCAGGCCTTTGATGCAATTAAGGAGGCTCTGTTAAGAGCTCCGGCCTTGGCCCTGCCAAATCTGAGTAAGTCCTTCAATTTGTATGTGGATACGCGTAAGAATGTTGCTTTAGGAGTATTGACTCAGCAGCTCGGCCAGTGGCAACAACCGGTTGCATATCTGTCAAAACAGCTAGATGCTGTGGCGCAAGGGTGGCCGCATTGTTTGAAAGCTTTAGCTGCCATTGCGGAATTGCTGCAAGATTGTAATAAACTCACTTTTTCCTGTCCAATTAGGGTCCACACCCCACACTCTGTTCAAGCAATTCTTGATCAGAAGGGCCATTTGTGGATTAGTAACCAACGAATCATCAAATACCAAGCCATGATGATTGAAAACCCCCAGGTTCATCTAGTGGTTTCTACCTCATTAAATCCTGCTACTCTCTTGCCTACAGAAACAGAGGTGGAGCATGATTGTGTACAAGTGTTGGAAACCGTTTATTCCACACGACCCGATTTAACTGACATACCTTTGCCTCAGGTGGATTATAACTGGTATACCGATGGGTCTAGTTATATACACCAAGGGATGAGAGTTGCAGGCTATGCCATTGTAGATGATGAGGGGGTAATTGAAAGTGGACCGTTGGGAGCAGGAAAAAGTGCACAAGTAGCAGAATTGTGGGCCCTCATTCGGGCATTGGAACGGGCTGAAGGTGAACGCTTGAATGTATGGACAGATAGTAAATACGCCTTTTTGACTTTGCATGCTCATGGGGCGGTGTACAAGGAAAGGGGCTTTAGGGATTCAGCTGGCAAATATATACAACATAGCCATTTAATTCAGAGATTGATAAATGCGGTTCAAAAACCAAAAAAGGTGGCAGTTAtgcattgtagaggtcatcaaCGGGGTGATGATAGAATTGTTGTAGGGAACAGGACAGCAGACGCTGAAGCACGAGCTGCAGCATTGCGTCATGAGCCTCTACCAGACATGTATATTAATGTTGCCTTGGATTTAGGGGTTATACCAGTAGACATCCAACCCTCCTATTCTTTATCTGAATGTGATAAGGCAGTCAACGATTTGATGGCGGTCATCGATAAGGGCTGGTATGTTCTTCCGGATGGAAGAATATATGTGCCTTCTACAGTGGCATGGCAATTGGTTCGTTCCACTCATGAAACCACCCATATGGGGAAAACAGCTTTGGAATCCGCCCTTATGAGGGATTACTATATAGATGGGTTAGCAGGGATGGCGGTAAAAGTCGCATCTTCCTGTGAAACGTGTGCTAAAGTTAATCCTAGGCAAGGTCCTTCCCTTCCACCAGGAACTATACCTATTGCCTACTATCCTATGGACACAGTCATGATTGACTTTACTGATATGCCACGAAGTGGGTTTTATCGGGCTATGTTAGTTATTGTGGATTTATACACGGGATGGCCAGAGGCGTTCCCTACTAGAACGAAAAAGGCTCAGGAAGTAGCAAAGGTCTTACTTAAGGAAATCATTCCTCGATTTGGCAACCCCTCCTTTATTTCATCAGACAATGGCCCGGAGTTTGTCCATCATATTAATCGAGCCATTGCACAAGCTATAGGGGTAAAATGGcgcttccattcttctttccacccACAATCTGGTTCTCCCGTGGAAAGGATGAATAGAACTTTAAAGGAAAAGATAACCAAAATTTGTGCTGAAACACACTTGAAGTGGCCCGATGCTTTGCCCCTTGCATTGTATGCAATTAGGAGTGCTCCCAGACGACAACATAGACTCTCCCCATATGAGTTGATGTTTGGTCGGCCTCCGACGTTGTTGCGACGTAATTTGGCTGGATGGCCTGATTTGGGGCATAAGGGGGGAGTTTGGGCCATGGAAATGGTGCAGGAACTGAATAAACAGGTTGAAAAGTTGAGGAATTATGTATTAGAACAGACCCCTCCCAGATTGGTAACCAGATGTCATTCCTTCAAACCAGGGGACCGAGTATGGGTAAAACATTGGAAAAAGGAACAATTAGaagggaggtggaagggaccttatgaGGTAATTATGACATCTCCACTTGCTGTTAAGATTGCGGAATCTAAAACCTGGATACATTGGACTCGTGTAAAGAGGGCCGCTGACAAACAATGGACCACACATCCCAGCGACCAACCGTTGAAGTTGAAATTGATTCGTCAATAA